In Leifsonia sp. ZF2019, a genomic segment contains:
- a CDS encoding DUF3817 domain-containing protein has protein sequence MTPRLLYRILAVAEAITWTLLLAGMLLKYAVGVGDWPVAVAGPIHGFVFIAYAITAALIGVNQRWRPGLIVLAVATAVIPYATIPFDLWADRTGRLDGAWRTTPTEDPRDHTWFGRLFRWMLTHVAVLATSLAVLAVAIMAALLVIGPPKLS, from the coding sequence ATGACTCCCCGCCTGCTCTACCGCATCCTCGCCGTCGCCGAGGCGATCACCTGGACCCTCCTCCTCGCCGGGATGCTGCTGAAGTACGCCGTCGGGGTCGGCGATTGGCCCGTCGCGGTGGCCGGCCCGATCCACGGCTTCGTGTTCATCGCCTACGCGATCACCGCCGCACTCATCGGCGTCAACCAGCGCTGGCGGCCGGGCCTCATCGTGCTCGCGGTCGCGACCGCCGTCATCCCGTACGCCACCATCCCGTTCGACCTCTGGGCCGACCGCACCGGTCGGCTCGACGGCGCCTGGCGCACGACGCCGACCGAGGACCCGCGCGACCACACCTGGTTCGGGCGGCTCTTCCGCTGGATGCTGACCCACGTCGCCGTGCTGGCCACCTCCCTCGCGGTCCTCGCCGTCGCCATCATGGCGGCCCTGCTCGTGATCGGACCTCCGAAGCTGTCCTGA
- the purL gene encoding phosphoribosylformylglycinamidine synthase subunit PurL, which produces MTETTAQHVVDTVANAIETPEKEQPFAALGLKEDEYATIREILGRRPTSGELAMYSVMWSEHCSYKSSKIYLRQFGQKVSPAMKKNLMVGMGENAGVVDVGEGWAVTFKVESHNHPSYIEPFQGAATGVGGIVRDIISMGARPVAVMDQLRFGAIDEADTARVVHGVVSGISFYGNCLGLPNIGGETYFDPIYQGNPLVNALSVGVLRHEDLHLANASGAGNKVVLFGARTGGDGIGGASILASDTFSAGGPTKRPAVQVGDPFAEKVLIECCLELFRDKLVEGIQDLGAAGISCATSELASNGDGGMYVELDKVLLRDPSLTAEEILMSESQERMMAVVKPELLDAFLAVTAKWDVETSVLGEVTETGRLVINWKGEEIVNVDPRTVAVDGPVYERPVAYPAWIDALQADSASRLPRPQDGDALREQLLALLGSANLADKGWITDQYDYFVGGNTALAFPDDAGMVRVDEESGLGFAIATDANGRYCQLDPKEGAKLALAEAYRNVAASGAVPAAVTDCLNFGSPENPEVMWQFSQAVEGLSDACLELEIPVTGGNVSFYNQTGDVPIFPTPVVGVLGVIDDVARRIPAGWQDEGENIYLLGITREELDGSAWAGTVHGHLGGRPPAVDLAAERTLAETLHAASVEGLVSSAHDLADGGLAQALAESVMRFGVGARVWLGEIAERDGVDAATALFSESTARVIVSVPREDDVKFRGLCEGRGVPLLRIGVTDAEVGTQPVLEVQDQFTIGLEELRATHRSTLPERFGPVVA; this is translated from the coding sequence GTGACCGAGACCACCGCCCAGCACGTCGTCGACACCGTCGCGAACGCGATCGAGACTCCCGAGAAGGAGCAGCCGTTCGCGGCCCTCGGCCTCAAGGAGGACGAGTACGCCACGATCCGCGAGATCCTCGGCCGCCGCCCCACCAGCGGCGAGCTGGCGATGTACTCGGTGATGTGGTCGGAGCACTGCTCCTACAAGTCGTCGAAGATCTACCTGCGCCAGTTCGGCCAGAAGGTCTCCCCCGCCATGAAGAAGAACCTCATGGTCGGCATGGGCGAGAACGCCGGCGTGGTCGACGTGGGCGAGGGCTGGGCGGTCACCTTCAAGGTGGAGTCGCACAACCACCCCTCCTACATCGAGCCGTTCCAGGGCGCCGCGACCGGCGTCGGCGGCATCGTGCGCGACATCATCTCGATGGGCGCGCGCCCGGTCGCCGTGATGGACCAGCTGCGCTTCGGCGCGATCGACGAGGCGGACACCGCCCGCGTGGTGCACGGCGTCGTCTCCGGCATCTCGTTCTACGGCAACTGCCTCGGCCTGCCGAACATCGGCGGCGAGACCTACTTCGACCCGATCTACCAGGGCAACCCGTTGGTCAACGCGCTCTCGGTCGGCGTGCTGCGCCACGAGGACCTCCACCTCGCCAACGCGTCCGGCGCCGGCAATAAAGTCGTGCTCTTCGGCGCCCGCACCGGCGGCGACGGGATCGGCGGCGCCAGCATCCTCGCGTCCGACACGTTCTCCGCGGGGGGTCCGACCAAGCGGCCGGCCGTGCAGGTCGGCGACCCGTTCGCCGAGAAGGTGCTCATCGAGTGCTGCCTGGAGCTGTTCCGCGACAAGCTCGTCGAGGGCATCCAGGACCTCGGTGCGGCCGGCATCTCCTGTGCGACCAGCGAGCTCGCCTCCAACGGCGACGGCGGCATGTACGTCGAGCTCGACAAGGTCCTGCTGCGCGACCCGTCGCTCACCGCCGAGGAGATCCTCATGTCGGAGAGCCAGGAGCGCATGATGGCGGTCGTCAAGCCCGAGCTGCTCGACGCCTTCCTCGCCGTCACCGCCAAGTGGGATGTCGAGACCAGCGTGCTGGGCGAGGTCACCGAGACCGGCCGCCTGGTCATCAACTGGAAGGGCGAGGAGATCGTCAACGTCGACCCGCGCACCGTCGCCGTCGACGGCCCGGTCTACGAGCGCCCCGTCGCCTACCCGGCCTGGATCGACGCACTGCAGGCCGACTCGGCCTCCCGCCTCCCGCGCCCGCAGGACGGCGACGCCCTCCGTGAGCAGTTGCTGGCGCTGCTCGGCTCCGCCAACCTGGCCGACAAGGGCTGGATCACCGACCAGTACGACTACTTCGTCGGCGGCAACACCGCGCTCGCCTTCCCCGACGACGCCGGTATGGTCCGCGTCGACGAGGAGAGCGGCCTCGGCTTCGCCATCGCGACCGACGCGAACGGCCGCTACTGCCAGCTCGACCCGAAGGAGGGCGCCAAGCTCGCCCTCGCCGAGGCCTACCGCAACGTCGCCGCGTCCGGCGCCGTGCCCGCCGCGGTCACCGACTGCCTCAACTTCGGCAGCCCGGAGAACCCGGAGGTCATGTGGCAGTTCTCGCAGGCCGTCGAGGGCCTGTCCGACGCCTGCCTCGAGCTCGAGATCCCGGTCACCGGCGGCAACGTCTCCTTCTACAACCAGACCGGCGACGTCCCCATCTTCCCGACCCCGGTCGTCGGCGTCCTCGGCGTGATCGACGACGTCGCGCGCCGCATCCCCGCCGGCTGGCAGGACGAGGGCGAGAACATCTACCTGCTGGGCATCACCCGCGAGGAGCTCGACGGCTCGGCCTGGGCCGGCACCGTGCACGGCCACCTCGGCGGACGCCCGCCCGCGGTCGACCTCGCCGCCGAGCGCACGCTCGCCGAGACGCTGCACGCCGCGTCGGTGGAGGGGCTCGTCTCCTCCGCACACGACCTCGCCGACGGCGGCCTCGCGCAGGCCCTCGCCGAGAGCGTCATGCGCTTCGGCGTCGGCGCCCGCGTCTGGCTGGGCGAGATCGCCGAGCGCGATGGCGTGGATGCGGCGACCGCGCTGTTCAGCGAGTCCACCGCGCGCGTGATCGTCTCCGTGCCGCGCGAGGACGACGTGAAGTTCCGCGGGCTCTGCGAGGGCCGCGGCGTTCCGCTCCTGCGCATCGGCGTCACGGATGCCGAGGTGGGCACTCAGCCCGTGCTCGAGGTGCAGGACCAGTTCACGATCGGCCTGGAGGAGCTGCGCGCGACGCACCGCTCCACCCTCCCCGAGCGTTTCGGCCCGGTCGTCGCCTGA